One stretch of Amycolatopsis sp. NBC_00345 DNA includes these proteins:
- a CDS encoding GNAT family N-acetyltransferase has translation MPGLTQAKSLNVFDTDEWLDAWSRSTVERYGKQDLCKPPLYLTEYSPFWHGYEIDLEIEPVWDRPVLTLGSVYAVFGPSYLAESADAVGRTVDEALELSREVGSGGFLVFNLSEDAARRWAATREPDARVRLDLAYHRCPGTGQDPVMGDVSTHVRTEWRRRWRRATEKGLRLVEESSPSVERIDEVLALANGSAIRHDWPQLYDRTTASAVLAMPGSRLIRADWHGRTVAGFVALEHGNQLHLWAGGMDHEVVREVSPYLFLLHELLAMGRERGWERIEFGRGNDEFKRRYGFTGVELWSLWYAADPADAAVRVPRLAALHEGLARCQGL, from the coding sequence ATGCCCGGCCTCACTCAGGCGAAAAGCCTCAATGTCTTCGACACCGACGAATGGCTGGACGCGTGGTCCCGGTCGACGGTGGAACGCTACGGCAAACAGGATCTCTGCAAGCCGCCACTGTATTTGACGGAGTACTCCCCGTTCTGGCACGGCTACGAGATCGACCTCGAGATCGAGCCGGTCTGGGATCGCCCGGTGCTCACCCTCGGCTCGGTCTACGCGGTGTTCGGCCCCTCCTATCTGGCGGAGTCCGCGGACGCGGTCGGCAGAACCGTCGACGAGGCGCTGGAATTGAGCCGTGAGGTGGGCTCCGGCGGCTTCCTGGTGTTCAACCTGTCCGAGGACGCCGCCCGGCGATGGGCGGCGACCCGCGAGCCGGACGCCCGGGTCCGGCTGGACCTCGCCTACCACCGGTGCCCGGGAACCGGGCAGGATCCGGTGATGGGCGACGTGTCCACGCACGTGCGGACCGAGTGGCGCCGCCGATGGCGCCGGGCCACCGAAAAAGGCCTGCGCCTGGTCGAGGAAAGCAGTCCTTCGGTCGAGCGGATCGACGAAGTCCTGGCGCTCGCCAACGGGTCCGCGATCCGGCACGACTGGCCGCAGCTCTACGACCGCACGACCGCCTCCGCCGTGCTGGCCATGCCGGGCTCCCGCCTGATCCGCGCGGACTGGCACGGGCGGACCGTCGCCGGGTTCGTCGCGCTGGAGCACGGCAACCAGCTTCACCTGTGGGCCGGGGGCATGGACCACGAGGTGGTCCGGGAGGTCAGCCCGTACCTGTTCCTGCTCCACGAACTGCTCGCGATGGGCCGGGAACGCGGCTGGGAGCGCATCGAGTTCGGCCGCGGGAACGACGAGTTCAAACGCCGGTACGGCTTCACCGGCGTCGAGCTCTGGTCTCTGTGGTACGCCGCGGATCCGGCCGACGCGGCGGTGCGCGTGCCCCGATTGGCGGCCCTGCACGAGGGACTCGCCCGGTGCCAGGGGCTGTGA